In Candidatus Contubernalis alkalaceticus, the following proteins share a genomic window:
- the uvrA gene encoding excinuclease ABC subunit UvrA, which produces MSRDYVIIRGAREHNLKNIDVEIPKNSLVVVTGLSGSGKSSLAFDTIYAEGQRRYVESLSAYARQFLGQMDKPDVDYIEGLSPAISIDQKAGSKNPRSTVGTITEIYDYLRLMFARVGRPHCPNCGDPIAQQSIEHMVDRILSYPQGSKLQILAPLVRGRKGEYQKTFNDIRKDGYVRVRVDGEIRELQEEIVLDKNKKHTIEVVVDRLVVKEGLERRLADSLETSLNLSGGLVIVHLLEGEEQIFSQNFACTDCGFSFEELTPRMFSFNSPYGACLRCSGLGFKLEVDPDLVINKALSLREGAIIPWNRTKHYTYYQQLLESVCEHYHIDPDLPTKDLDSKDIDFLLRGSGNEKIHFSYAATSGRQHNYYAVFPGIIPYLERRYRESTSEYVREEITRYMSSRPCPECQGTRLKKESLSVLVGGKNISQVTSFSVSQCLEFFEGLELSEKEKMIARLILKEIRERLHFLVNVGLNYLSLNRKAGTLSGGEAQRIRLATQIGSGLTGVLYILDEPSIGLHQRDNLKLLNTLKNLRDLGNTLIVVEHDEETIWSADYVIDIGPGAGDLGGEVVAAGTVDEILKKPRSITGQYLSGKKEIPLPSRRRETGEKWLQIKGAGEYNLKDLDVEIPLGVFICVTGVSGSGKSTLVNEILYKKLAQELHRAKSKPGKHKQVLGIEHLDKVIEIDQSPIGRTPRSNPATYTGAFTYIRELFSQVPDAKVRGYNQGRFSFNLRGGRCESCKGDGIIKIEMHFLPDVYVPCEVCKGKRYNRETLEVTYKGKNIAQVLDMTVAESLDFFQAIPKIKRKLQVLYDVGLGYVKLGQPATTLSGGEAQRVKLSSELSRRSNGKTLYILDEPTTGLHIDDIKKLLSILNRLVDAGDTVMVIEHNLDVIKSSDYIIDLGPEGGDQGGWVTAKGTPEEVAQELESYTGQYLKSIVDGEQGQKMESAAIPCKEIQ; this is translated from the coding sequence ATGAGCAGAGATTATGTGATTATCAGGGGCGCCAGGGAGCATAACCTGAAAAATATAGATGTGGAGATTCCTAAGAACAGCCTGGTGGTAGTAACGGGCCTCAGCGGTTCAGGGAAATCCTCCCTGGCTTTTGATACCATCTATGCAGAGGGTCAGAGGAGATACGTGGAGTCCCTTTCTGCTTACGCCCGGCAGTTTTTAGGTCAGATGGATAAGCCGGATGTGGATTATATCGAGGGGTTGTCTCCGGCAATTTCCATTGACCAGAAGGCAGGAAGTAAGAACCCCCGTTCTACCGTGGGAACCATCACCGAGATATATGACTATCTCAGGTTGATGTTCGCCCGGGTGGGCAGGCCCCACTGCCCCAACTGTGGGGATCCCATTGCCCAGCAGAGTATTGAGCATATGGTAGACCGGATTCTGTCCTATCCCCAAGGTTCAAAACTGCAGATTTTAGCGCCTCTGGTTCGGGGAAGAAAAGGAGAATATCAAAAAACTTTTAACGACATCCGTAAAGATGGTTATGTCAGGGTCAGGGTAGATGGTGAGATCCGAGAACTCCAGGAGGAAATTGTCCTGGACAAAAATAAGAAGCATACCATTGAAGTGGTAGTGGACCGGCTGGTGGTTAAAGAAGGGTTGGAGAGAAGGCTGGCGGATTCCCTGGAAACCTCCTTGAACCTGTCAGGAGGGCTGGTGATTGTTCACCTTTTAGAGGGAGAAGAACAGATCTTCAGTCAGAATTTTGCTTGTACGGACTGTGGTTTCAGTTTTGAGGAATTAACCCCCCGGATGTTTTCTTTCAATAGTCCTTATGGCGCCTGTCTTCGCTGCAGTGGGCTGGGGTTTAAGCTGGAGGTTGATCCAGACCTGGTGATAAACAAAGCTCTCTCCCTTCGGGAGGGAGCCATAATACCCTGGAATCGAACCAAGCATTATACCTATTACCAGCAGCTCTTGGAATCAGTTTGTGAGCATTATCATATTGACCCGGACCTGCCGACAAAAGATCTGGATTCTAAGGATATTGACTTCCTGCTCCGAGGTTCAGGAAATGAAAAAATTCACTTTTCCTATGCAGCCACTTCAGGAAGACAGCACAATTATTATGCAGTTTTTCCCGGTATTATCCCTTATCTGGAGAGGCGTTACCGGGAGAGCACCTCGGAATACGTCCGGGAGGAAATCACCCGGTACATGAGCAGCCGGCCTTGTCCAGAATGTCAGGGCACCCGCCTTAAAAAGGAAAGCTTATCTGTTCTGGTGGGGGGGAAAAACATATCGCAAGTTACCTCTTTTAGCGTTTCTCAATGTTTGGAATTTTTTGAGGGATTGGAGCTTTCGGAAAAGGAGAAAATGATTGCCCGGTTAATACTGAAGGAAATCAGGGAAAGGCTGCACTTTTTAGTAAATGTGGGACTTAATTACCTGAGCCTAAACCGGAAGGCGGGGACTCTTTCGGGAGGGGAAGCCCAGCGGATTCGCCTGGCTACACAGATTGGATCAGGGCTTACCGGGGTGCTGTATATTTTAGATGAACCCAGCATAGGGCTGCATCAGCGGGATAATCTGAAATTGTTAAACACCTTGAAAAATTTGCGAGATTTAGGGAACACTCTGATTGTGGTGGAGCACGATGAGGAAACTATTTGGAGCGCTGATTACGTTATTGATATCGGTCCTGGTGCCGGGGACCTGGGTGGGGAAGTAGTAGCTGCAGGGACTGTTGACGAGATCCTCAAGAAACCCCGTTCCATCACCGGACAGTATCTGTCTGGGAAGAAGGAGATTCCTCTGCCCTCCAGACGCAGGGAAACGGGAGAAAAATGGCTGCAGATTAAGGGTGCCGGGGAATATAATTTGAAAGATTTGGATGTGGAAATTCCTCTAGGAGTGTTTATCTGCGTAACCGGTGTTTCCGGGTCAGGGAAGAGTACTCTGGTTAACGAAATTCTGTATAAAAAATTAGCCCAGGAGCTTCATCGGGCCAAGTCAAAACCTGGTAAACATAAGCAAGTACTGGGGATAGAACATCTAGATAAGGTGATCGAGATTGATCAGTCACCCATCGGTCGTACTCCCCGCTCTAATCCGGCTACCTATACCGGGGCATTCACTTACATCCGGGAATTATTTTCTCAGGTGCCTGATGCCAAGGTCAGGGGATATAACCAGGGCAGGTTCAGCTTTAACCTGCGGGGGGGACGGTGTGAATCTTGTAAGGGAGACGGAATTATAAAAATAGAAATGCACTTTCTGCCGGATGTTTATGTCCCTTGTGAGGTGTGCAAGGGTAAAAGATATAACAGGGAAACACTGGAGGTCACCTACAAAGGCAAAAACATAGCTCAGGTGCTGGACATGACTGTGGCCGAATCTCTGGATTTTTTTCAGGCAATTCCTAAAATTAAGAGAAAGCTGCAGGTGCTTTATGATGTGGGATTGGGCTATGTGAAGTTGGGTCAGCCGGCTACTACACTGTCCGGAGGGGAAGCTCAAAGGGTCAAATTGTCGTCAGAGCTGAGCCGCCGCAGTAACGGAAAAACCCTTTATATTCTGGACGAGCCCACTACCGGCCTGCATATTGATGATATCAAAAAGCTTTTGAGTATTCTGAACCGATTGGTAGATGCTGGGGATACCGTGATGGTGATTGAACACAACCTGGATGTTATTAAATCTTCCGATTATATTATAGACTTAGGCCCTGAAGGGGGAGACCAGGGAGGATGGGTGACAGCCAAAGGGACCCCGGAGGAAGTGGCCCAGGAGTTGGAATCTTATACAGGGCAGTATCTAAAGTCAATTGTGGACGGGGAGCAGGGGCAAAAAATGGAGAGCGCAGCAATTCCCTGCAAGGAAATACAATAA
- the uvrC gene encoding excinuclease ABC subunit UvrC codes for MRLEDRPVNLPDQPGVYIFKNKNGEVIYVGKAVSLQNRVRSYFQNNSLDTKSQAMMGHARDLDYIVTGTEVEALILENSLIKQYKPRYNVSLKDDKQYPYLKITLSEEYPRLLLTRKIEKDGSRYFGPYTNVKSLRETLKVLKKVLPLRSCKEKFRVRGKERPCLNYHLKYCLAPCQGEVSPEQYGGLVKDLTLFLEGRQEKLLRRLEREMHGAAAELNFEKAAALRDKHQGLSGLVSRQKVVSPKLKDLDVIGYSQAEQETFMQVFLIRQGKIVGKEQFTLTNTQGLKAREILTAFIKQYYNSSTAVPAEILTPAVVSEKEVLESWLSQRRGAKAAILCPQRGLKKELIDMADQNAILFMEEKAQKEKNIISLLKEVKQILGLLEIPFRIEGFDVSNLQGSKIVASMVVFEGGIPLRSAYRRFKMEEQQGPDDYLALNSALTRRLKGALREQQEVSEGHLTLDSAKFLPLPELILIDGGKGQLKAALEALQELEFESQINLVSLAKKEEHLFLPGEKSPLVLPSNSSVLKLMQQVRDEAHRFALSYHRLLRDKDAMNSVLTRIKGVGEKRQKNLLMHFGSVKKISQASVDELCLVPGMDSKTAQEIYSYFNAFFNR; via the coding sequence GTGAGGCTTGAGGATAGACCTGTAAACCTGCCGGATCAGCCGGGAGTATATATCTTCAAAAACAAAAATGGGGAAGTTATATACGTAGGGAAGGCTGTCTCCCTGCAGAATAGGGTTAGATCTTATTTTCAAAATAATTCTCTGGACACCAAAAGTCAGGCTATGATGGGGCATGCCCGAGATTTGGATTATATTGTGACCGGGACGGAAGTAGAGGCTTTGATTTTAGAAAACAGTTTAATTAAACAGTATAAACCTAGATACAATGTCAGCCTGAAGGATGATAAGCAGTACCCTTATTTAAAGATTACGCTGTCGGAAGAATACCCTCGGCTGCTTCTCACCCGAAAGATAGAAAAAGATGGTTCCCGTTATTTTGGTCCTTATACCAATGTAAAATCCTTAAGGGAGACCCTGAAGGTATTGAAAAAAGTTCTGCCTCTGCGCAGCTGTAAAGAAAAATTTCGGGTCAGGGGAAAAGAAAGGCCCTGTTTGAACTATCACTTAAAATACTGTCTGGCTCCCTGTCAAGGAGAGGTATCTCCGGAGCAGTATGGGGGATTGGTAAAGGATTTGACTCTTTTTTTGGAGGGAAGGCAGGAAAAACTATTACGCAGGTTGGAACGGGAGATGCATGGGGCGGCGGCGGAACTGAATTTTGAAAAAGCTGCAGCCTTAAGGGATAAGCATCAGGGCCTTAGTGGTTTGGTTTCCCGACAGAAGGTAGTTTCGCCTAAGTTGAAGGATTTGGATGTAATTGGTTATTCCCAGGCTGAGCAGGAAACCTTTATGCAGGTTTTTTTGATCCGGCAGGGGAAGATTGTGGGCAAGGAACAGTTTACCTTGACCAATACTCAAGGGCTGAAAGCAAGAGAAATCCTGACTGCTTTTATTAAGCAGTACTATAATTCTTCCACGGCGGTACCTGCAGAGATTTTGACACCGGCAGTAGTTTCCGAAAAAGAAGTTTTGGAGTCCTGGCTTTCTCAGAGGAGGGGAGCTAAGGCAGCAATTCTTTGTCCACAGAGAGGATTAAAAAAAGAATTAATCGACATGGCTGATCAGAATGCGATTTTATTTATGGAGGAAAAAGCGCAAAAGGAAAAAAACATTATATCTCTGCTGAAAGAAGTGAAACAAATTTTAGGCCTTTTAGAAATTCCATTTCGTATTGAGGGGTTTGATGTGTCCAACCTTCAGGGAAGTAAAATTGTAGCTTCCATGGTGGTTTTTGAAGGGGGTATCCCACTGCGCAGTGCTTACCGCCGCTTTAAGATGGAGGAGCAGCAGGGCCCCGATGATTATCTGGCCCTTAATTCTGCCCTGACCCGGAGGCTAAAAGGTGCCCTACGGGAGCAGCAGGAGGTATCTGAAGGGCATCTTACTCTGGACTCTGCCAAATTTCTTCCTCTTCCGGAGCTGATACTTATAGACGGCGGGAAAGGACAGCTTAAAGCTGCTTTGGAGGCACTGCAGGAACTGGAATTCGAAAGTCAAATAAACCTGGTTTCCCTGGCGAAAAAGGAAGAGCACCTGTTTCTTCCAGGGGAAAAATCTCCCCTGGTGCTGCCCTCTAATTCTTCGGTACTGAAACTCATGCAGCAAGTTCGAGATGAGGCACATCGATTTGCTCTTTCCTATCACCGTCTCCTGCGGGATAAAGATGCAATGAATTCAGTTTTAACCCGTATTAAAGGAGTGGGAGAAAAACGACAGAAGAATCTTTTGATGCATTTTGGAAGTGTTAAAAAAATAAGCCAGGCCTCTGTGGATGAACTGTGTTTAGTTCCGGGCATGGACTCAAAGACAGCTCAAGAGATTTACAGTTATTTTAATGCATTTTTTAACAGATGA
- a CDS encoding phage holin family protein, whose translation MKGLIIRWVLNGLAIYLTAGIIEGIAIDGFIASLFAAFVLGLVNAVIRPIFHVIVLPLNILTLGLFTFVVNGFTLWAVAGTVSGFTVDNVFFAGIFGALVLSIISGLLTALVKDRKR comes from the coding sequence ATGAAAGGATTAATCATACGCTGGGTACTTAATGGGCTTGCGATTTATTTAACTGCCGGTATCATTGAGGGTATAGCCATAGATGGTTTTATTGCCTCATTATTTGCCGCTTTTGTTTTGGGTTTAGTAAATGCTGTGATCAGGCCTATCTTTCACGTTATTGTGCTGCCCCTCAATATCCTCACCTTGGGCCTTTTTACTTTCGTGGTTAACGGATTTACTCTATGGGCTGTGGCCGGCACAGTGTCTGGATTTACAGTGGATAATGTTTTTTTTGCAGGGATTTTTGGAGCGTTAGTGTTAAGTATTATCAGTGGATTATTAACGGCACTGGTTAAAGATAGAAAAAGGTAA
- a CDS encoding Cof-type HAD-IIB family hydrolase, whose translation MSFKLLALDLDDTLLNEEFVISEKNKKAIHEAIRKGVTVTLATGRMFRSTLPYAQQLELDVPLITYHGALVKTARTQEQIFHCPVPLQAALEIIDLLEENGNHLNLYLNDELFVREDNEMIRLYVSIADVDYQSVGNLREFLKVEPTKMTMISSEEDTIKSYWNLFSQKYKNQLKVVPSKPYFLEITNARATKGQALKALADSLGVKREEVIAIGDSYNDIDMLEYAGLGVAVENAREDVKKAADYITASNINDGVTQVINKYILR comes from the coding sequence ATGAGTTTTAAGTTACTTGCTTTGGATCTGGATGATACCCTTTTGAACGAAGAATTTGTTATATCCGAAAAAAACAAAAAAGCAATTCATGAAGCTATTAGAAAGGGAGTTACGGTAACTCTGGCTACGGGAAGAATGTTTCGTTCTACCCTTCCATATGCTCAACAGCTGGAGTTGGATGTGCCGTTAATCACCTACCATGGAGCTCTGGTGAAAACAGCTCGGACCCAAGAGCAGATATTTCATTGTCCTGTGCCTCTGCAGGCGGCTCTGGAGATTATAGATTTGTTGGAAGAAAATGGCAATCATCTGAACCTTTATTTGAACGACGAACTTTTTGTCCGGGAGGACAACGAGATGATCCGTCTTTATGTGAGTATCGCTGATGTTGACTACCAGTCAGTGGGTAACCTGAGGGAATTTTTGAAGGTTGAGCCTACTAAAATGACTATGATTTCCTCTGAGGAAGACACTATAAAAAGTTACTGGAATCTGTTTTCTCAGAAATATAAAAATCAACTTAAAGTGGTTCCTTCTAAGCCCTATTTTTTAGAGATAACTAATGCTCGGGCTACTAAAGGCCAGGCATTAAAGGCGCTGGCTGATTCCCTGGGTGTAAAAAGGGAAGAAGTGATAGCCATAGGGGACAGCTATAACGATATTGATATGTTAGAGTATGCAGGGCTGGGAGTGGCGGTGGAAAATGCCCGGGAAGATGTGAAAAAAGCAGCTGATTATATTACGGCGTCCAATATTAACGATGGGGTAACCCAGGTAATTAATAAATATATATTAAGGTAG
- a CDS encoding phosphatase, translated as MRLVADLHTHSIASGHAYSTINEIAEAAARKGLSMVAITDHGPAMPGGPHAYYFGNLHVLPEEICGIEVLKGIEANIIDHQGNIDLSAEYLKKLDIVLAGFHAICYPGGSKEQNTRAMIKVMENPQVDIIVHPGNPNYPIDEYQVVEAAIKHNTMIEINNSSLTVSRKGSCENCQRIAQVAKEMGAKIVIGSDAHTSCHVGNFSTSLEMIMEAGFTEEKVLNSSLDKIKEYLGEKGRKRFVDG; from the coding sequence ATGAGACTGGTAGCTGACCTACACACTCATTCTATTGCCAGCGGTCATGCGTACAGCACGATAAATGAAATTGCTGAAGCTGCAGCCAGGAAAGGGCTGTCCATGGTAGCAATTACTGACCACGGGCCGGCTATGCCCGGGGGTCCCCATGCGTATTACTTTGGTAATCTTCATGTTCTTCCGGAGGAAATCTGTGGTATAGAAGTATTAAAGGGGATTGAAGCGAATATTATAGATCATCAGGGAAACATTGATCTTTCCGCTGAATATTTGAAGAAGTTGGACATTGTTCTGGCGGGCTTTCATGCCATCTGTTATCCCGGCGGCTCAAAGGAACAGAACACCAGGGCTATGATTAAGGTTATGGAGAATCCACAGGTGGATATAATTGTTCATCCCGGAAATCCTAATTACCCCATTGATGAATACCAGGTGGTGGAAGCTGCTATAAAACATAACACTATGATAGAAATTAACAATAGTTCCCTGACGGTCAGCAGAAAGGGCAGCTGTGAAAACTGTCAGAGAATTGCCCAAGTGGCAAAAGAAATGGGGGCCAAAATAGTAATTGGCAGTGACGCCCATACCAGCTGTCATGTAGGGAATTTTTCAACTTCGCTGGAAATGATAATGGAAGCTGGATTTACTGAGGAAAAAGTTCTTAATTCCTCCTTGGACAAGATTAAGGAGTATCTAGGGGAAAAAGGAAGAAAGAGGTTTGTGGACGGGTAA
- a CDS encoding PHP domain-containing protein, with the protein MELFADYHTHTRHSHGKGTVEDNVRAAIKRGLQEVAITDHGPANILVGIKSAKTLDKIQSEIEICQKKYPEIKILLGVEANIVSIDGDIDIPSPYIKKLDILLAGLHTGIISRDLKSGVNLIAKNWLSRFIDSLGAKMRYINTLAVIRAVERFPIDVVVHPGLKLNINTHVLAEVCSRRGTALEINSSHGQKSSNFVKSAAETKVKFVINSDAHSPEEVGRLEEGEKIARELKLDPARIINTKNNF; encoded by the coding sequence TTGGAGCTTTTTGCAGATTATCATACTCATACCCGGCACAGTCATGGAAAAGGCACCGTAGAGGATAATGTGCGAGCAGCCATAAAAAGAGGTCTCCAGGAGGTAGCTATCACTGACCACGGCCCCGCTAATATTCTGGTGGGAATAAAAAGTGCCAAAACTCTGGACAAGATTCAAAGTGAAATTGAAATATGCCAAAAAAAATATCCGGAAATTAAAATACTGTTGGGAGTGGAGGCCAACATTGTCAGTATTGATGGGGATATTGATATCCCTTCACCTTACATTAAGAAGTTGGATATACTTTTAGCCGGGCTTCACACCGGTATTATTTCCCGGGATTTAAAAAGCGGCGTAAACTTAATTGCCAAAAATTGGTTGTCACGATTCATTGATTCTTTAGGTGCTAAGATGCGCTATATTAATACCCTTGCTGTAATTAGGGCGGTGGAGCGTTTCCCTATTGATGTGGTGGTACACCCGGGATTGAAACTTAACATTAATACCCATGTTCTAGCTGAGGTTTGTTCCCGTCGGGGAACCGCTTTGGAAATAAACAGCTCTCACGGTCAAAAATCCTCAAATTTTGTCAAGTCAGCGGCAGAGACTAAGGTAAAATTTGTAATTAACAGCGATGCCCACAGCCCTGAGGAGGTAGGCAGGCTGGAGGAGGGTGAGAAAATTGCCAGAGAACTGAAACTGGACCCCGCAAGGATCATAAATACTAAGAATAACTTTTGA
- the rapZ gene encoding RNase adapter RapZ — translation MKPVDVGEKIRFVLITGLSGAGKTEAIRCFEDLGFFCVDNLPPTFIPKFAELCLHSEGKISSIALVCDVRGREFFLNLMEALKTMESMGFQYEILFLEATDERLIRRFKETRRRHPLAEQGSISEGIKEERKLLEKFKGKADLIIDTTDLAPKELKEKIKEFFSKERDKNSILVSVVSFGFKYGIPMDADLVFDVRFLPNPHYVDSLRPLTGNDFSVKEYVWQWVITRQFFQRLRSFLKFLIPCYVREGKTQLVIAIGCTGGKHRSVTISNELSNVLKEYNYQTTLEHRDILKN, via the coding sequence ATGAAACCTGTAGACGTGGGGGAAAAAATACGGTTTGTATTAATTACTGGGTTGTCAGGGGCAGGCAAGACGGAAGCAATCAGGTGTTTTGAGGATTTGGGATTTTTTTGCGTAGATAATTTGCCCCCAACTTTTATCCCTAAATTTGCTGAGCTCTGCCTTCATTCTGAAGGGAAAATTAGCAGTATAGCCCTGGTTTGTGATGTCAGGGGCAGGGAGTTTTTCCTTAATCTCATGGAGGCTTTAAAGACCATGGAATCAATGGGTTTTCAATATGAAATATTGTTTTTAGAAGCTACTGATGAAAGGCTGATACGGAGGTTTAAGGAAACCAGAAGGAGGCACCCCCTGGCAGAGCAGGGGAGTATATCTGAAGGGATCAAAGAGGAAAGAAAGCTTTTAGAAAAATTTAAAGGGAAAGCGGATTTAATTATAGATACTACTGACCTGGCTCCCAAGGAATTAAAAGAAAAAATAAAAGAGTTTTTTTCTAAAGAAAGGGATAAGAACAGTATACTGGTCTCGGTGGTATCTTTTGGTTTTAAGTATGGAATTCCCATGGATGCAGACCTGGTTTTTGATGTGAGGTTTTTACCCAATCCACACTATGTGGATTCTCTTCGTCCTTTGACCGGAAATGATTTTTCAGTCAAAGAATATGTGTGGCAGTGGGTTATAACCAGACAATTTTTTCAAAGACTCAGGAGTTTTTTAAAATTTTTAATTCCCTGTTATGTTCGGGAGGGTAAAACTCAGTTAGTGATTGCCATTGGCTGTACAGGAGGCAAACACCGCTCGGTAACTATCTCAAACGAACTTAGTAATGTGTTGAAAGAATATAATTATCAGACAACCTTGGAACACAGGGATATTTTAAAGAATTGA
- the whiA gene encoding DNA-binding protein WhiA has product MSFSFRVKNELARINFKGNCCLKAELTAFIHMNGSLQITHSEIALVVHTENPAVARRIFLFFKKIFAVNSHLLVKKKTRLKKNNMYLVKISGKEMVQEILLSLKIITREQDLSGFNKKIAGEIIGKKCCRRAYLRGAFLSRGSISNPDTSYHLEIGAEYEEQAGEINFLLESFDIEGKVIPRKSSYLVYLKDSHKILELLNVIGAHQGMFYFENVRILKEMRNNINRLVNCDTANLNKTVTAAVNQLESIRNISLEIGFENIPNSLRQVAELRIKYPQATLQELGEMFTPPLSKSGVNHRMRKLEKMSKNIKK; this is encoded by the coding sequence ATGTCATTTTCTTTTAGAGTGAAGAATGAGTTGGCTAGAATAAATTTTAAGGGAAACTGCTGTCTGAAGGCCGAGCTAACGGCCTTTATTCATATGAACGGCAGCCTGCAGATTACCCATAGTGAGATAGCTTTAGTCGTTCACACGGAAAACCCGGCGGTAGCCCGGCGGATATTTCTTTTCTTTAAAAAAATTTTTGCAGTGAACAGTCATCTATTGGTAAAAAAGAAAACCAGGCTGAAAAAAAATAATATGTACCTGGTGAAAATCTCGGGGAAAGAAATGGTACAGGAAATACTGTTGAGCCTGAAAATAATTACCAGGGAACAGGATTTGAGCGGATTCAACAAAAAAATTGCCGGGGAAATAATTGGTAAAAAATGCTGTCGAAGAGCATATCTCCGGGGAGCTTTTTTGTCCAGGGGTTCCATAAGTAATCCAGACACATCTTATCATCTGGAAATAGGAGCGGAATATGAAGAGCAGGCCGGAGAAATAAATTTTTTGTTAGAGTCCTTTGATATTGAGGGAAAGGTGATCCCAAGGAAAAGCAGTTACCTGGTCTACCTGAAAGATAGTCACAAAATCCTTGAGCTTTTAAATGTTATAGGGGCTCACCAAGGGATGTTTTATTTTGAGAATGTTAGAATACTTAAGGAAATGCGCAATAATATTAACCGTTTGGTGAATTGTGACACAGCTAATTTGAATAAAACGGTGACTGCTGCTGTGAACCAGCTGGAGAGCATAAGGAATATAAGTCTGGAGATAGGATTTGAAAATATACCCAATTCTCTGCGGCAGGTGGCTGAACTCAGAATAAAATATCCCCAAGCCACTCTTCAGGAGTTGGGGGAGATGTTTACCCCTCCTTTAAGTAAATCGGGGGTGAATCACCGAATGCGAAAACTGGAAAAAATGTCCAAAAATATTAAAAAATAA
- the gap gene encoding type I glyceraldehyde-3-phosphate dehydrogenase — protein sequence MVKVGINGFGRIGRGCIRAVFENHRDIEITAVNSTRDPKILAHLLKYDSIYGIFPLSVAAGDGCLIIDGKEVKVLAEREPSKLPWGEHGVDIVLEATGVFRSKDEVQGHLNNGASKVIITAPAKDEDITVVMGVNHHKYVPEHKVISNASCTTNCLAPAAKVLHEKFEIKRGLMTTIHAYTNDQQIHDFPHSDLRRARAGALSIIPTSTGAARALGLVMPELKGKLDGYALRVPTPTVSVVDLVVELGTGTGVEEINEALREASKGFLNGILAVCDEPLVSVDYVKNSYSSIIDSLSTMVMGDNMVKIVSWYDNEWAYCCRTLDLVLYIARTGYAV from the coding sequence ATGGTCAAAGTTGGAATCAACGGGTTTGGTCGAATAGGCCGTGGATGTATCAGAGCTGTTTTTGAGAATCATAGGGATATTGAAATTACAGCGGTAAACAGCACTCGGGATCCGAAAATCCTGGCTCATCTGCTAAAGTATGACTCAATATACGGAATATTTCCACTGAGTGTAGCGGCCGGAGACGGTTGTCTGATTATTGATGGGAAAGAAGTAAAAGTGTTGGCGGAAAGGGAGCCTTCAAAACTGCCGTGGGGAGAACATGGAGTAGATATTGTACTGGAAGCAACCGGTGTCTTTCGGAGCAAGGATGAGGTGCAGGGCCATTTGAACAATGGTGCTTCAAAAGTTATTATTACAGCGCCGGCAAAGGACGAAGATATTACTGTGGTAATGGGAGTTAATCATCACAAATATGTTCCGGAGCATAAGGTGATCTCCAATGCCTCTTGTACCACCAATTGTTTGGCTCCAGCAGCAAAGGTGCTTCATGAAAAATTTGAGATTAAAAGAGGTTTAATGACTACCATTCATGCGTACACTAATGATCAGCAGATACATGACTTTCCTCATTCTGATTTGAGACGGGCCAGGGCTGGAGCACTCTCCATTATACCTACTTCTACCGGAGCGGCCAGGGCTTTGGGACTGGTTATGCCGGAATTAAAAGGGAAACTGGATGGATATGCGTTACGGGTGCCTACTCCTACGGTTTCAGTAGTGGATTTGGTGGTGGAACTGGGAACCGGTACCGGGGTAGAGGAAATTAACGAAGCTTTACGGGAAGCTTCGAAAGGGTTTTTAAATGGAATATTGGCAGTATGTGATGAGCCGCTGGTTTCTGTTGACTATGTGAAAAATTCTTATTCCTCAATTATAGATAGTTTATCTACTATGGTAATGGGGGATAATATGGTGAAGATTGTATCCTGGTATGATAACGAGTGGGCTTACTGCTGCAGAACTTTAGACCTGGTTCTTTATATCGCCAGAACAGGATACGCTGTTTGA